From one Anopheles cruzii chromosome 3, idAnoCruzAS_RS32_06, whole genome shotgun sequence genomic stretch:
- the LOC128273614 gene encoding uncharacterized protein LOC128273614, producing MHSVALVSAVVWLSLVQTGFALRCDFCYDVDDCSLGEDVPAVTCDEETVQMTNSSLASFIRPLRSSLPTLRNQYECVHVRATSVSGHVFLFVRGCVHRLDGPASHFCSLPHAAFQGSLECAACYDEDRCNNLPIAEGSLSGAEPGAQRSLMSLMSFSLLAPFAVRLCS from the exons ATGCATTCCGTTGCGCTGGTCAGTGCCGTGGTGTGGCTTTCCCTGGTGCAAACAG GATTTGCTCTTCGCTGTGACTTTTGCTACGATGTCGATGACTGTTCGCTCGGCGAGGACGTCCCGGCGGTGACCTGCGATGAGGAAACGGTGCAGATGACGAACAGCAGTCTGGCAAGTTTCATACGGCCCCTCCGTAGCTCCCTGCCGACGCTACGTAACCAGTACGAGTGTGTCCACGTGCGGGCCACCTCAGTGAGTGGCCACGTGTTTCTGTTTGTCCGCGGCTGTGTCCATCGTCTGGACGGACCGGCGTCCCATTTCTGCTCCCTGCCACACGCCGCGTTCCAAGGTTCGCTCGAATGTGCGGCCTGTTACGACGAGGACCGCTGCAACAACCTGCCCATCGCCGAAGGAAGCCTATCCGGTGCCGAGCCCGGGGCCCAAAGGTCGCTAATGTCGTTAATGAGTTTCTCGCTGCTCGCACCGTTCGCGGTGCGGCTGTGCAGCTGa